One Chroicocephalus ridibundus chromosome 10, bChrRid1.1, whole genome shotgun sequence DNA window includes the following coding sequences:
- the QARS1 gene encoding glutamine--tRNA ligase: MAAAAAAAPMAAAAAEDVEEALGLFTGIGLSEAKARETLRNGALSALLRQAVLQARNVLGPALDKATGTLLYNAAARLRDPKHLGFLVGYIARRQILTDLQLGAALEYLRSHPLEPLDTADFEQACGVGVCVTPEQIEEAVEAVIGQHRAELLAERYHFNMGLLMGEARSRLRWADGKTIKNEVDLQVLHLLGPKTEADLEKKPKAAKARPAPVEKQKAAVVENGEVGTETRSLLEQLRGEALKFHKPGENYKTEGYVVTPNTMALLKQHLAITGGQVRTRFPPEPNGILHIGHAKAINFNFGYAKANGGVCFLRYDDTNPEKEEEKYFTAIREMVEWLGYQPYAVTHASDYFDQLYTWALELIRRGQAYVCHQKVEEIKGHNPPPSPWRDRPVEESLLLFEDMRKGKFGEGEATLRMKLVMEDGKMDPVAYRVKFTPHHRTGDKWCIYPTYDYTHCLCDSIEHITHSLCTKEFQARRSSYFWLCNALDVYCPVQWEYGRLNLLYTVVSKRKIIRLVETGAVRDWDDPRLFTLTALRRRGFPPEAINNFCARVGVTVAQATMEPHLLEACAREVLNEQAPRAMAVLEPLKVTIINFPAPKALEVLVPNFPADESRGFHKVPFKPTVYIEETDFREEVDKGYKRLAPGQPVGLRHAGYVIAVQNVIKDASGRVIELEVTCTKSDVAEKPKAFIHWVSEPLACEVRLYERLFLHKNPEDPSEVPGGFLSDLNPDSLRVVCNAMVDSSVLSARPFDKFQFERLGYFSVDPDSEEGKMVFNRTVTLKEDPGKA, from the exons atggcggcggcggcggcggcggcgcccatggcggcggcagcggcggaggaCGTGGAAGAAGCGTTGGGGCTCTTCACCGGCATCGGCCTCAGCGAGGCCAAAGCGCGGGAGACGCTGCGCAACGGGGCGCTCAGCGCGCTGCTCCGCCAGGCCGTGCTGCAG gCTCGGAACGTGCTGGGTCCGGCCCTGGATAAAGCCACCGGGACGCTGCTCTACAACGCGGCCGCCCGCCTCCGGGACCCGAAGCACCTCGGCTTCCTCGTCGGCTACATCGCCCGCAGGCAGATCCTCACCGACCTGCAGCTCGGCG CCGCCCTGGAGTACCTGAGGAGCCATCCCCTGGAGCCCCTGGACACGGCGGACTTTGAGCAGGCCTGCGGCGTGGGAGTGTGCGTCACCCCCGAGCAGATCGAGGAGGCA GTGGAGGCTGTGATCGGCCAGCACCGAGCAGAGCTGCTGGCGGAGCGCTACCACTTCAACATGGGGCTGCTGATGG GGGAGGCGCGGAGCCGGCTGCGGTGGGCGGACGGGAAGACCATCAAGAACGAGGTGGACCTGCAG GTGCTGCATTTGCTGGGGCCAAAGACAGAAGCTGAcctggaaaagaaaccaaag GCTGCGAAGGCTCGGCCGGCCCCAGTGGAGAAGCAGAAGGCGGCTGTGGTGGAGAACG GCGAGGTGGGCACGGAGACGCGGTcgctgctggagcagctgagggGAGAAGCCCTCAAGTTCCACAAGCCGG GAGAGAACTACAAGACGGAGGGCTACGTGGTGACACCCAACACCATGGCCCTGCTGAAGCAGCACCTGGCAATCACGGGTGGGCAG GTGCGGACACGGTTCCCTCCTGAGCCCAATGGGATCCTGCACATCGGCCATGCCAAGGCCATCAACTTCAACTTTGGCTATGCCAAG gccAACGGTGGCGTGTGCTTCCTGCGCTACGATGACACCAACCccgagaaggaggaggagaagtacTTCACGGCCATCCGGGAGATGGTGGAGTGGCTGG GCTACCAGCCCTATGCAGTGACCCACGCCTCAGATTACTTTGACCAGCTCTACACCTGGGCCCTGGAGCTCATCCGCCG GGGCCAGGCGTACGTCTGCCATCAGAAGGTCGAGGAGATCAAGGGCCACAACCCACCGCCCTCACCATGGCGGGACCGGCCCGTGGAGGAATCACTCCTGCTCTTCGAG GACATGCGAAAGGGcaagtttggggagggggaggccacGCTGCGGATGAAGCTGGTGATGGAGGATGGGAAGATGGACCCCGTTGCCTACCGTGTCAAGTTCACTCCGCACCACCGCACTGGGGACAAGTG GTGCATCTACCCCACGTATGACTACACACACTGCCTCTGCGACTCCATCGAGCACATCACACACTCCCTCTGCACCAAGGAGTTCCAGGCCAg ACGCTCCTCCTACTTCTGGCTGTGCAATGCGCTGGATGTCTACTGCCCCGTGCAGTGGGAGTACGGGCGCCTGAACCTGCTCTACACCGTCGTCTCCAAGAGGAAGATCATCCGGCTGGTGGAGACGGGTGCCGTGAG GGACTGGGATGACCCGCGGCTCTTCACGCTCACAGCCCTGCGCCGGCGAGGCTTCCCCCCCGAGGCCATCAACAACTTCTGTGCTCGG GTTGGTGTGACGGTGGCCCAGGCGACAATGGAGCCGCATCTGCTGGAGGCATGTGCGCGGGAGGTGCTGAACGAGCAGGCCCCCCGCGCCATGGCCGTCCTGGAGCCCCTCAAGGTCACCATCATCAATTTCCCTGCTCCAAAG gcactCGAGGTCCTTGTGCCCAACTTTCCAGCTGATGAGAGCCGGGGTTTTCACAAAGTGCCCTTCAAGCCCACCGTCTACATTGAGGAGACGGACTTCAGGGAG GAGGTGGACAAGGGCTACAAGCGCCTGGCCCCTgggcagcccgtggggctgcgccaCGCTGGCTACGTCATCGCCGTCCAGAATGTCATCAAG GACGCCAGCGGGCGCGTGATTGAGCTGGAGGTGACCTGTACCAAGTCAGACGTGGCGGAGAAGCCCAAAGCCTTCATTCACTGGGTGTCGGAGCCGCTGGCATGTGAAGTGCGGCTCTACGAGCGGCT GTTTTTGCACAAAAATCCCGAGGACCCCTCGGAGGTGCCCGGCGGCTTTCTGAGTGACCTCAATCCT GACTCCCTGCGTGTGGTTTGCAATGCCATGGTCGACAGCTCCGTCCTCTCTGCCCGGCCCTTCGACAAGTTCCAGTTTGAGCGGCTGGGCTACTTCTCCGTGGACCCCGACAGCGAGGAGGGGAAG ATGGTGTTCAACCGGACGGTGACGCTGAAGGAGGACCCCGGCAAGGCCTGA
- the LOC134521590 gene encoding epidermal differentiation-specific protein-like, with amino-acid sequence MNRITVYERANFEGLSREFTCDVPDLHELDFGNCIASLKVVGQPWIAYTDPKYEGEPHAFEEGEYPSVGRPNSFSALRLVHHDLGDPQITLYERPNFQGACKVVTEETNLAYGYFNDRVASHVVQRGVWLLYQHPSRGGWHCLAWPGERLADYKPELNFQARLSHLRPLRPGRPHVSARLLWEQKRVEEEREVLVDEIEGVNETESEQTLAASSSREYGTTLWQSFHFSNATSLKAGLSFTLTVEASNIFTVQKGRSESSTRRERVEVQLPAKIPPRTALSIQVLRKEVTLSVPVLLTITQNEAVRTEMGEYRSVSGTNISARYSLKPLPAAGREQAATKGTETMPGTRTEQ; translated from the coding sequence ATGAACCGGATCACGGTGTACGAGCGTGCCAACTTCGAGGGGCTGAGCCGGGAGTTCACTTGCGACGTGCCCGACCTGCACGAGCTGGATTTTGGGAACTGCATTGCCTCCCTGAAGGTGGTGGGGCAGCCGTGGATCGCTTACACTGACCCCAAGTACGAGGGGGAGCCGCACGCCTTCGAGGAGGGCGAGTACCCCTCCGTGGGGCGGCCCAACAGCTTCTCGGCGCTGCGCCTGGTGCACCATGATCTGGGGGACCCCCAGATCACCCTCTATGAGCGCCCCAACTTCCAAGGCGCCTGCAAAGTGGTGACGGAGGAGACCAACTTGGCGTACGGGTACTTCAACGACCGGGTGGCCTCCCACGTGGTGCAGAGGGGAGTATGGCTGCTCTACCAGCACCCCAGCCGGGGCGGTTGGCACTGCCTGGCATGGCCCGGCGAGCGTCTCGCTGACTACAAACCCGAGCTGAACTTCCAGGCTCGGCTGTCCCACCTGCGCCCGCTGCGGCCCGGGCGGCCCCACGTCTCGGCGCGTCTCCTCTGGGAGCAGAAGCGGGTGGAGGAAGAGCgggaggtgctggtggatgagatcGAGGGGGTGAACGAGACGGAGTCGGAGCAGacgctggcagccagcagcagccgggAGTACGGCACCACGCTCTGGCAGAGCTTCCACTTCAGCAACGCCACCAGCCTCAAAGCCGGGCTCTCCTTCACGCTGACCGTGGAAGCCTCCAACATCTTCACGGTGCAGAAAGGGCGCAGCGAATCCAGCACCCGCCGGGAACGCGTGGAGGTGCAGCTGCCGGCTAAGATCCCCCCGCGCACGGCGCTCAGCATCCAGGTCTTGCGGAAGGAGGTGACGCTCTCCGTCCCGGTCCTGCTCACCATCACCCAGAACGAAGCTGTTCGTACAGAGATGGGCGAGTACCGCAGCGTCTCGGGTACCAACATCAGTGCCCGCTATAGCTTGAAGCCACTgccggctgcaggcagggagcaggcagccacTAAAGGGACAGAGACGATGCCCGGCACCAGGACGGAGCAATAG
- the SLC6A8 gene encoding sodium- and chloride-dependent creatine transporter 1, whose amino-acid sequence MPPVPADTAAPQPPAAPRRDAAAAASAPAGSEGRGEAEGAEPPAAGEERAVTAPLVGPPGPPKAAAPERETWTRQMDFIMSCVGFAVGLGNVWRFPYLCYKNGGGVFLIPYLLIVFVGGIPVFFLEVALGQFMKQGGIAAWNIAPLFKGLGLASMVIVFFCNSYYIMILVWGLFYLVHSLTDTLPWATCGHPWNTEQCTELFHLELCLNGTANTSAGTGSFNLSCADLANKRSPVIEFWENKVLRLSGDLSEPGEMNWQMILCLVTTWVVVYFCIWKGVKSTGKIVYFTALFPYVVLILLLVHGVTLPGALGGIVYYLKPDWSKLAEAQVWIDAGTQIFFSYAIGLGALTALGSYNRFHNNCYRDAYILAVINSSTSFFAGFVVFSVLGFMASEQGVDISKVAESGPGLAFIAYPKAVTLMPLSPLWATLFFFMLLVLGLDSQFVGVEGFITGILDLFPQPGAGSLRRELTAAICCVVCCLIDLSMVTQGGMYVFQLFDNYSASGITLLWQAFWECVVIAWVYGADRFMDDVARMIGYRPLPFMKWCWAVVTPLVCVGIFVFHVVNYKPLTYNKTYVYPWWGDAIGWVLALSSMLCIPCTVIYKLLRCKGSLRERWQLLTTPIWGHHHLEYLTPEAEAKLLAPEPPKEKATLFETVI is encoded by the exons ATGCCCCCCGTCCCCGCCGACacggccgccccgcagccgcccgccgccccgcgacgcgacgccgccgccgccgcctctgcccCCGCGGGCTCCG AGGGTCGCGGGGAGGCGGAGGGCGCGGAGCCCCCCGCGGCGGGCGAGGAGCGGGCAGTGACGGCACCGCTGGtgggaccccccggccccccgaaAGCGGCCGCCCCCGAGCGGGAGACATGGACCCGGCAGATGGATTTCATCATGTCCTGCGTGGGTttcgccgtggggctgggcaaCGTCTGGCGCTTCCCCTACCTGTGCTACAAGAACGGCGGAG GCGTCTTCCTCATCCCCTACCTGCTCATCGTCTTCGTGGGCGGCATCCCCGTCTTCTTCCTGGAGGTGGCCCTGGGGCAGTTCATGAAGCAGGGGGGCATCGCCGCCTGGAACATCGCCCCCCTCTTCAAGG GTCTGGGCCTGGCCTCCATGGTGATCGTCTTCTTCTGCAACTCCTACTACATCATGATCCTGGTGTGGGGGCTCTTCTACCTGGTGCACTCGCTGACGgacaccctgccctgggccaccTGCGGCCACCCCTGGAACACTGAGCAGTGCACCGAGCTCTTCCACCTCGAGCTCTGCCTCAATGGCACCGCCAACACCAGCGCCGGCACCGGGTCCTTCAACCTCAGCTGTGCCGACCTGGCCAACAAGCGCTCGCCTGTCATCGAGTTTTGGGA GAACAAGGTGCTGCGGCTCTCGGGGGACCTCAGCGAGCCGGGGGAGATGAACTGGCAGATGATCCTCTGCTTGGTCACCACATGGGTCGTCGTCTACTTCTGCATCTGGAAGGGCGTCAAGTCAACTGGGAAG ATTGTCTACTTCACGGCACTTTTTCCCTACGTGGTCCTCATCCTGCTGCTGGTCCATGGGGTGACGCTGCCCGGGGCACTGGGCGGCATCGTCTACTACCTGAAACCCGACTGGTCCAAGCTGGCCGAGGCGCAG GTCTGGATTGACGCCGGCACCCAGATCTTCTTCTCCTACGCCATCGGGCTGGGCGCCCTGACCGCACTGGGCAGCTACAACCGCTTCCACAACAACTGCTACAG GGATGCCTACATCCTGGCCGTGATCAACAGCTCCACCAGCTTCTTTGCCGGCTTCGTCGTCTTCTCCGTGCTGGGCTTCATGGCCTCTGAGCAAGGCGTGGACATCTCCAAGGTGGCCGAGTCCG GCCCTGGGCTGGCTTTCATCGCCTACCCCAAAGCCGTGACGCTGATGCCCTTGTCCCCGCTCTGGGCCACGCTCTTCTTCTTCATGCTCCTCGTGCTGGGGCTGGACAGCCAG TTTGTCGGCGTGGAGGGTTTCATCACGGGCATCCTGGACCTGTTCCCCCAGCCGGGGGCCGGCTCGCTGCGCCGCGAGCTCACCGCCGCGATCTGCTGCGTCGTCTGCTGCCTCATCGACCTCTCCATGGTCACGCAG GGCGGCATGTACGTGTTCCAGCTCTTTGACAACTACTCGGCCAGCGGGATCACGCTGCTGTGGCAAGCTTTCTGGGAGTGCGTGGTCATTGCCTGGGTCTACG gtgCTGACCGCTTCATGGACGACGTGGCCCGCATGATCGGCTACCGGCCCCTGCCCTTCATGAAGTGGTGCTGGGCCGTGGTGACGCCGCTGGTCTGCGTG GGCATCTTCGTGTTCCACGTGGTGAACTACAAGCCGCTGACCTACAACAAGACGTACGTGTACCCGTGGTGGGGGGACGCCATCGGCTGGGTCCTGGCCCTCTCCTCCATGCTCTGCATCCCCTGCACCGTCATCTACAAGCTCCTGCGCTGCAAAGGCTCCCTGCGCGAG CGTTGGCAGCTCCTGACCACTCCGATCTGGGGCCACCACCACCTGGAGTACCTGACGCCCGAGGCAGAAGCCAAGCTGCTGGCCCCAGAGCCCCCCAAGGAGAAGGCGACGCTCTTCGAGACTGTGATCTGA